In the genome of Actinomadura graeca, one region contains:
- the tatA gene encoding Sec-independent protein translocase subunit TatA → MLPNLGGGEWMIILVVVLLLFGSAKLPQLARSLGKSARILKAETKGLHDDDDADGGKKSESAEARDKAARLREEAARLDREAAAGDGAVQRPRGALASGEPIQGIPVSDPGQVRKGG, encoded by the coding sequence ATGCTTCCCAACCTTGGCGGCGGCGAGTGGATGATCATTCTCGTCGTCGTGCTGCTGCTGTTCGGATCGGCGAAGTTGCCGCAGCTCGCCCGGTCCCTGGGCAAGTCCGCGAGGATCTTGAAGGCCGAGACCAAGGGCCTGCACGACGACGATGACGCCGACGGCGGCAAGAAGTCCGAGTCCGCCGAGGCCCGTGACAAGGCCGCGCGGCTCCGCGAGGAGGCGGCGCGGCTGGACCGCGAGGCCGCCGCGGGCGACGGCGCGGTGCAGCGTCCCCGGGGGGCGCTGGCGTCCGGCGAGCCGATCCAGGGCATCCCGGTCTCCGACCCGGGCCAGGTCCGCAAGGGCGGCTGA